Proteins encoded by one window of Aptenodytes patagonicus chromosome 9, bAptPat1.pri.cur, whole genome shotgun sequence:
- the LOC143164445 gene encoding TLR adapter interacting with SLC15A4 on the lysosome-like translates to MLAEGILSRLIYKESCHQDKPRKSHASKKDKEGIWRQKLVDNPKIKGFADGREKRDEISAKSSKMEHGSGPQWRSVKEVPAKDQKMLVKGTVSPALRIPKREQNTEQMDLYSSWSCNSIYQNYPDLHIGGDRVGDHMCDSGCVSDHVCDELPDGPVLLSIDIPLGQSPLCEHPKKPTIKSLSGDEAGEGSIVLCEEPLSNSMLNKYMETKVAELYKQFFEENLTRCGSVTNLLTCSLIRNNLNQISFQISQEQNIETSKAREVLLHSLALFSLPNTTNRNSSEFSTPNLQISNPTCVKKSRKDAVYIVTDLLS, encoded by the coding sequence ATGTTGGCAGAAGGCATCTTAAGTAGACTCATATATAAGGAAAGCTGTCATCAAGATAAGCCTCGCAAATCTCATGCATCCAAAAAGGATAAAGAGGGAATCTGGAGACAGAAACTTGTAGACAACCCAAAAATTAAAGGCTTTGCTGACGGACGTGAGAAGCGGGATGAGATCTCTGCTAAAAGCAGCAAAATGGAGCACGGGAGCGGTCCTCAATGGAGATCCGTAAAAGAGGTACCTGCAAAAGATCAGAAAATGCTCGTTAAAGGAACTGTATCCCCAGCTTTACGTATCcccaaaagagaacaaaatactGAGCAGATGGATTTGTATAGCTCCTGGTCATGCAACAGCATTTATCAAAACTACCCTGACCTGCATATTGGGGGAGACCGTGTGGGGGACCATATGTGTGATTCGGGTTGTGTTTCGGACCATGTGTGTGATGAACTTCCCGATGGCCCTGTTTTACTGTCCATAGATATTCCTCTAGGCCAGTCCCCTCTATGTGAGCATCCCAAAAAGCCGACTATAAAGTCCCTGTCTGGAGATGAAGCTGGAGAAGGGAGTATCGTGCTCTGTGAGGAGCCTCTTTCAAACTCCATGCTCAACAAGTACATGGAAACAAAAGTGGCAGAGCTCTACAAACagttttttgaagaaaacttgaCCAGGTGTGGTTCTGTAACAAACCTCCTCACTTGCAGTTTGATAAGGAATAACCTGAATCAGATAAGCTTTCAGATATCCCAGGAGCAGAATATAGAAACATCAAAAGCCAGAGAAGTGCTCTTGCACTCTTTAGCTTTGTTTAGTTTGCCTAACACTACCAACAGAAATAGCTCTGAATTTAGTACTCCAAACTTGCAAATCTCAAACCCGACCTGTGTGAAAAAGAGCCGCAAGGATGCGGTTTACATCGTGACTGATCTGCTTAGCTGA